The following coding sequences lie in one Aricia agestis chromosome 18, ilAriAges1.1, whole genome shotgun sequence genomic window:
- the LOC121735852 gene encoding 39S ribosomal protein L19, mitochondrial: MSLAIRKGSLDALGVAKWLVRRDVRVLSTMPEKLEEPEKVEEVKRPMRRKHGFQNPMLEYRHIYPEFLPDPNPKWRNTLREKMERADMLKRRSQLDIPEFYVGSILAVAISDPHAQSKTNRFVGICIERKGCGLRAEFTLRNVIDHQGVEVRYELYDPTIQSIQVLKLEKRLDDKLFYLRDALPEYCTFPLDMDPELLPEGTPVPVNPIQVKLKPRPWLERWERQDLKGVSNIEEHLKEKDRVRRELRKTPWEKYDLMKQYRKTIPIEDQSEIWGEVYNQLQQMRVSRRKIARKRVSAVPQPQLG, encoded by the exons ATGTCTCTTGCAATACGTAAAGGGTCCCTGGACGCCTTAGGAGTTGCAAAATGGCTTGTGCGAAGAG ACGTTCGAGTATTGAGTACTATGCCTGAAAAGCTTGAAGAACCAGAAAAAGTTGAAGAGGTGAAAAGACCTATGAGACGCAAACACGGGTTCCAAAATCCTATGCTTGAGTACAGGCACATCTATCCTGAATTTTTGCCTGACCCAAATCCAAAATGGAGGAATACACTTCGAGAAAAGATGGAACGAGCTGACATGCTCAAAAGAAGAAGCCAATTAGATATTCCAGAGTTTTACGTCG GTTCAATTCTAGCCGTGGCCATATCAGATCCGCACGCTCAGAGCAAGACAAACAGATTTGTGGGGATTTGTATTGAGCGTAAAGGTTGTGGTCTCCGAGCTGAATTCACATTGAGAAATGTCATTGACCACCAAGGTGTTGAG gtaAGGTATGAGTTGTATGATCCAACCATACAGTCAATCCAAGTTTTGAAGTTGGAGAAACGCCTTGATGACAAGTTGTTCTACTTGAGAGATGCTCTGCCGGAGTACTGCACATTTCCTCTGGACATGGACCCTGAGTTACTTCCAGAAGGCACACCAGTTCCAGTCAATCCCATCCAG GTAAAATTGAAACCCAGACCATGGCTGGAAAGATGGGAGAGACAAGACTTGAAGGGAGTTTCAAATATTGAGGAACACTTGAAGGAGAAGGACAGAGTTAGGAGAGAACTGAGGAAAACACCCTGGGAGAAATATGACTTGATGAAACAGTACAG aaaaacaaTTCCCATTGAAGATCAGAGCGAAATTTGGGGTGAAGTGTACAATCAATTGCAACAAATGCGAGTGTCCAGACGTAAGATCGCCAGGAAGCGAGTTTCGGCTGTCCCTCAACCACAACTTGGttga